CATCGTCGCCACCCGTGCCAGGTTGGACCGCGTGAGCCGGACCCCCCGCCTCCTCTACACGCTCGGTGGGCGGGCCTACCGTGACGAGGTGCGGTGGTACGGCTCTCTCTACGCTGCGATCTACCGGGCCGCGGCGGAGGTCAGCCAGGCCGAGGTGGTCGTCGACTCCAGCAAGCAGCCCTCGATCCCCTACGTCCTGACCCACCAGGGGTCGCTGGACGTCCGGGTCCTGCACTGCGTGCGGGACAGCCGCGCAGTGGCGTACTCCTGGACCAAGACCGTCAGTCGTCCGGAGGCACAGGTCGAGTCCTTCGGCACCATGACGCGGTACTCGCCGGCCAAGCTCTCGGTGGTCTGGATGGTCCACAACCTCAGCTCGCTCGCCACCCGGCTGACCGGGCAGCCGGTCACCACCCTCCGCTACGAGGACTGGGTGCGTCAGCCCCGAGCCGCGACGTCGCGCATCCTGCTGGCCTGCGGCCTGGAGCCCACCCCC
This genomic window from Serinicoccus chungangensis contains:
- a CDS encoding sulfotransferase; its protein translation is MNDTRVLFISGVGRSGSTLVERALGTDPRLVVLGEVTHLWERSLLMDELCGCGEAFSQCPFWTEVGERAFGGWHTLDAERIVATRARLDRVSRTPRLLYTLGGRAYRDEVRWYGSLYAAIYRAAAEVSQAEVVVDSSKQPSIPYVLTHQGSLDVRVLHCVRDSRAVAYSWTKTVSRPEAQVESFGTMTRYSPAKLSVVWMVHNLSSLATRLTGQPVTTLRYEDWVRQPRAATSRILLACGLEPTPAEAISDSTVRLVTNHTCSGNPLRFRTGDVDVRLDERWREDLPTRSNRLVTTMTLPLLRLFDYVGRRHD